The stretch of DNA CACTAAACAAGGGATTTGTCTCCTTCCCCACAATCAAGAGATTGAAACCAATCCCCACTAATCAAGGGATTTGTCTCATTTCCATTTCAACAGTTTCATTTCACGTAAAAAGTGTAGATTGAACATTTGgaacttcttctttattttccctCATCACAGAGTAATTAAGCAACTTGTAGAAAATCACAGGCATGAGTATGTCTATTCCTAGGGAATATTCTCTTCGCCCATCCTAGCAATGCTAGAAGTAGCTTCTACCACCCTACCATCCAAGAAAGTGTATtttataatgttaaaaaatatatatttgcaatTATTAGAAGTTTAGAAGGCATTGCAACTCACATGTTTAGCCATCCCAAAGTCCGCAAGCTTCACAACCCCATTTGCATCAACAAGCAAATTGGCACCTTTAATATCCCTATAAAATAGAACGTAATCAAAGTTGGCATCACATCATATACACCAAGcaccctaaaaaataaaagagagaaaaaaataagaagcaGCATAAAATCAACAGGTTTTTCTTGATAAATAGCATTTGTCCAATTGGAGCAACACATCGAAGAGATCAAAGATTCTTTAGCCAACTTTGATTGTTACCTATGTATGGTCTTAGTGTTATGCAAGTAAGACAAGCCAGAGAGAATATGGCGAGTAAAGTTGCGGACAACAGATTCTGTAATTGCTCCACAATGTTCACGGACATACTTGTTGATTGAACCAGGATGAACATATTCCAAATATATGTAAAACCGATCTTCAATCTGCATGCCAAGTTCAGTAAACTTAATTATAGAACATATCTTTTTTCTGCAGGTAATTATAGAACATATCAAGCACAACATATAAAAGCTTAGATGCTTGCATGACATTACCAAATTGAACAAGGGGAAAAATACTCACAATTTCACTGCCATAATATTGAACAATGTTTGGATGCTTCAGGTGGCTGAGAACTTTAATTTCCTGCAATATTGAGAAGGCTTTAGTTTAATAATTGTTCATTCCCATTAGAAGCTGAAGAAGAAACATGACACATTTATGCAATTCTAATGGCAGCAAATACTATAATTTAAGAGTCAGCAAAAGTACTTGATGGCATGaaaccaaaagaagaagaagaagaagaaaagaaaataactattCAGGTACtaaattcatcttcatcttctccgTTCTTACATTTTTTTGTTGTACTGATTACTATACAGACCATGATGTGTGGGATCTCAGTTAAAAGTTCACCAGAACATATTCACATTCATCAAGGTAGATATTTGACATGCTAAACATAAAGTGCAGAGATGCATAAGATAATAGAAATAGAGTAGACACTGAAAGATAAACCTGCTCTAATTGCTTTATACTCTCTGCAGATTTTGGATCATCAGGAAGTAATTCAACTTCTTTCATAGCGCATAAAGCTCCAGTTTCTCTGTTGAGGAAGAAAAATATACCAGTACTCTTTAGTGCAGCACAAACAACTTGCTGAAGAAATACAGGAACAGTTACATACCTGTTGGTGGCAACATATACACTTCCAAATGTACCACGGCCAATAAGCTTTCCTTTCTGCCATTGAGATTTTTTTGGCATTAAATCTGGTTTAGCTGTAACTTGAGGAGCGGAAGTTGGATGAACAGGTATGTTGAATCCGGGGGGAAGAGGCAAGGGGTGGCCATTGCCCTGAGTATTGTGGTTACTGTCACGCCATGCCACTGGGATCTCAATGGATGGCCTCTTAGCCGTTGGGGATGAGGGTCCATTAGGGCTTTTAGTTCCGCGGGAAGGACTTAGTCTTGGGCTATGTAGAGGTGAACTACCAACACTAAAAGCAGTTTTCTTGGGGGATAGCTGATAGGAAAAGCCTAGACCTAGATTTGTATCGTAAGGAGCCATCTCTGGTGCAGACCACATTTCAAATGTTTGAGGGGCCGTATGGTGAGATGTCAAGACATCCCCAGATTTTCTTCGACAGCTAAATGCAGGACTTGAGTAAGGACTGGTTGGAGAACTAAGAGGTACATTGATGCTATACTTCTCTCGAAACCTTTTGATGCCATTTAATTCTTGAGGGGCCTTACTGGATCTCGGAGTTTCAGCTTGctccttatttttccataaGTCATGGTAAGCAAACGTactaaaagttgaaaaaaaaaaaaaaaaaagataacattAGAAGTGCAAGGCATTACCATGCTAAACCAATTAGCTGTGTATTAAAAACAATCTACACAAAATACAATTACatttagaaagagaaagaagaaaggaacaGCCACATAAGATaagaaaacaaaggaaataaaactaaaataatgatTACtcagaattttaaaataaaaaataagcaaGTTGCAAAGCGGAAGGAACTTTGCCAATCTCTCTCAAGAGTACTAAAAAAGCATGCATGCATTCAGTATAGTAATCTAAAACAAAATAGGTACTGCTATGCAAACAGAAGGGTAGTCAGGTAGATAGAAATTTTAATCAAAATGTTGTGGCATGCCATCAGTTTAAGAAAAATGACCGATTAAATTGGCATATACTTCAAAGAATTCTAATGTCTAATTATTCTAGTGGAGCAATTTAGAACATTAAAGCACAGAATCAGTTCACCTTTTAaaggattattattattgactAAAATAATGAGAAAACCAATTAACAAAGTTCAAGTAAGTGCTATGCCAAATACAGCATTTTAatccaaacaaaaaaagaagaagagaaaaagacatGATTATGATTGCAGGCAAGTACATAAAGGTGCACGTGCATCTCTAAAACTAGAAAATGAATGCAACTTCTTTACAtggaacaaaataatttcaagaGGCATATGGATGCCCTAAAATGCGAAGTCAGCATACAATCCAATATTTGAGGTACAAATTGGATGGATAAATATTCCGACacttaacaattaataaagGCAGAGCAATTACCAGATACATGAATACAAGGACAATTTCACAAAAGTAGAATTTAATGAACATCTCCAAACCACAACATCCAATGAAATTcattaaatttgaataattttcaaTAACTCTACCTTCCCAACCCTGAACCGGGCGTGCCGCCATTTCCGTTCTGATCTCCGGTCAACCCGTCGGTCCTTCCTCTCTCCTCTCCACTTTTGACCACGAACTCTTTAGGCGAAGGTAACGGAACATTGCCGGAGGCCGCACCGGCGGCATCACGGCGGAGCAGCAAGGCCAACTCGGGCAAAGGCAGCGGCTGCGGAATCGAAGGGGAGCGTGAAGGAGAATCCACGTGGCTGGTAGGGGAAAGCCAAAAGGATGGAGGGAAGCCGCCGACGACGACGTCGCGGTCGCCGAGGCGGCGGAACTGCCTGGAGCGGGTGAGGCGTCGGGGGCGGGAGGATCGGCGGGCGGTGAAGGAGAAGAACTTGTGGAGACCACCGTCGTCCGAATGTTGCCTGGACGAAGACGGGGACGAAGACGAAGAGGAGGTGAAAGGAGTTTGCCACCAACGCATTGGAAAACGGTACTTAGGCGGGAATGGCGGTGGCGGTGGGGCGCAGAGCCGCCGTAAAAGGGAAGGGATGAGGAGACATAGGGAATTGGATTGGAATGGGAaggaggcgaggcgaggcgagaaTTTGGAGATCTCagaaaaatctctcaaaaagAGTCTCTTCTCGTCTCctcctgctgctgcttcttcttcttcttcatcggtTTTCTGGCTCGCTGTAACGCGCTTTTGTTTACGACGACAGCAACTGTTTTCCACCCCAAACGGGAAAcccatattattattattattattattattattattatttacatatacataaaattaataaattaaaaaaatgcccTTCACCCTTTATCATCGATATTATTACAACTAAGTCAACGCTCATGCCCCAACAtccacttcttcttccttttcctttttatttttctttttccgaCCCACTCTTTACTAACTAAATTCTGATTATAATTCTACGTTTAGTAAAACACAAACATAAAACCTACAATAAAacacaccttttttttttttttttttttgaatatttgttcCTCAACTTCATTTTCCTCATACATCATGGATCAATCATCTGTATTTGAATAAGCGAAACTAAGTAGCCtaattaaatgatatttaaatgtGATACAAATAttgacttatttttatataaacagatttataaaaataataaccgaaattttaagtgttttttttttttcactaaacTTTCATAAAGCATTAATAATGTTGACCCCTCAAaacaattgaattgaattgactGCTAAAGCAGAAGAAATAATTATCATTTGTCAAATTacttaaaaatgaaattaagaaGCTACAATGTTATAATCAATCACAATAGGCTTTAATAAAACGATTAAAATAAGTAGTGTTGGGAACAGGGTAGGGTTTCAGGTGTAATGTAAGAAAAAAGGGAGTGGTAAGAATCATTCAAACAATTGAAACAAGTTGGAGGCTATCCAATGACAGAGAGATCCGAGTAATcctgaaaacaaaatatatctatatctatatatattatatatatatgtttacgCAAGGTTAATTAAGCCGGTTGTAAATAAATCGTGTAATGActgaaagaaggaaggaaggaagcaTCGGATTGGAGTTTGGAGTTTGGACCCAGCCAACGCCGTTGGCAGGCACTTCCAGAGTTCCACGTTGTACGTACGGAAGCACCTATGCATGcatctttgtttcttttatcattctttcttcttctataaATCAATCAAGATTCCACTcattgaatataataataataataattttatataatacaatTTCATTATCAGCCAAGAAAGGTTTcaattggattggattggattggattggatccTGATCGACGATCGAGGACTGAGTCCAcaaggcaggcaggcaggcaagCTACTTCAGTCAATGGTCAACCCCTAAAATGCTGACGCCAGGAAACCAATTGACACCTCAGCTTCTTGGCAATTAGCGAAACGTGGCGCTCCTTCCCCACCGCACCTACTCTCAGAATagaatttccttttcttctctctttttttttttctcttcttcttgatttttttattatggtcCACCTGTGGATGGATGCAGCCACATGACAAAAAGCTACGAGTtcaaaggcaaaaaaaaaaaaaaagagggtagaagttcaaagaaaaaaaacttcATTCTTAGTCAATCTGTCAAATAACTCGGTAGGCTCCACAGCGCCCCCCACCCAACCCCCACAGGTGGAcacattcttccaatttcttttcttcattctaagacaatattctataatttttaatctCGTGGACCATTTCTATCACTCGTGGTGAGAAAgtattctataatttttaaattcatcaaatccaCTCTCTCTTGTGCATTCACAATCTTCGTATAATTGAACACAGTAATACCAAATGAGTCATGCTAATTATGTTTAATGGCCTGACTCATCTGTAAAATTGTGTATAAAACCGAAGTTATTTACCTGGCATTTTGGATCAAATTGAGCACGTCAGGTGAAGGTCGGAAGGGGaagcggggggggggggggggggggaagaaagCGACCACGGGCAAGGGCTGGTGCGGCGCCCTTCTCCAAATATAACAGCAAAAATCACAAATTAAAAAGATGTCCATATAAGATACTTCCAATTGCAAGAACCACCATCTCATAACTGATCTTGCTCGCAATATGATCAAAAATCAAACTCTTCTCGTGCACAATTAAGTGACAATATCGTCAATCAGTCCTCTTTGCTAGGCACCATGATAGCTGAGGATATTTTCTCAAGCCTTGCAACTAACCCCTCCTAGATCTAACCCCAAAGAGAACAGAATTTTCCTCTCAACTCTGGCTGTGGGGCAGAGATTCAGGATTGTCCAAGTTGGTAGCCACAACCTTGCAAATTGGGATGCTCTCGTCTTTACTCAGAAGCTTCAGGGATGGATGAACCTTGACATTATGCATGAACACCTTGTCCCCAATGTCTAGATTGCTTATGTCAACCTCAATTTTAGGGGGAATGGTTTCAGCTGGGCAAAGGTATTTCAGAGCGGTCCTTATCCTATTCAATCGACCTCCTGGTTCGCATTGAAAAGAGTAGTCAGTATAGACACAAATGAAGAGTGATGCCATGATATATTACAAGCACGTGCTTTAGGGATAAAGATTCCTCCTTTTTGTTCTTCCTGTTATTGAATATGAAAtacaattaaattgaaatttaaaaatttttcttgGGCATTTGTCGAGTAAAAAACTTGAAAGAGCTTTATTTGAGGGAGCCACCAAATGGGTGTTCCCCTTCATATAATAATACAGATAACAGAATAACAAAATCCAAATGAAAACTGCACTTCCTCCCCCCATTTTTTCCAGGCCTGTTTCTATAAATTTCAGACTACACGGCCAAAACTTCTGAACCCAATTTGCAGAGAGACATCTTTCTACGTTGCAAAACAATCCACAAACAAGTAATCACGGCATGCTTCCGCTGGAGTACATTGACCACGGATTGTCTtatgcttttgttttttaaaagtTGTTGCAaacattaaaagaaaaacatgcTTGAGAAAATGCTAGCATTCAATGTTTCAAAGCTGTTGAAATATTGACCAGAATAGAACAGGAAACACAAGTTCCAAATATGAAAACATGTGAAAGCGAAGTGAAAGTTCATACTACTAAGAACACAGAAACATGTTCCATATTTTCAGAGTGGTGAGGAAGCATGTTCTGCTTTAGCTGCTTGTCAGCAAAAAACAACACCAGAGAATACTACTAAAAACATGGAAACATGCTACATAATAATTTCTGATTGGTAAGGAAACATGCCCtgctttcaattcttgtcaGCAAAAAACAACGCAGCATATCCCCAGTCATCAAACTTTTAAGGCCCATGGTTTAGGGccttaaaagttttaaaagagAAGGGGCTAGCCCAACGTGGCCACCACACTTGCGGAAACCCGTTAGGATTAGGAAAGGGGAACTACATAAATCCCTTGCTTCAACTGAATGCCCCCTTTTCCTCTCTTGCATATTCccaaccccccaccccccctttctctctctctgctatTACTAGTGGGATGATATAATGACTTGGATAGGTTCTTGGATACGACATTTACTGCACTAACAATAGAATAGTGCAACGACAAAGGAGATACACTAACTATTTGATATTTGTAGTTATTGATTCGTTAATTGATCAGTCTTTATATAGATATTCTAATTTAGATTTAGCACTATAATACTATGACATTGATATTCGAATGATATCATGTTTATTCATGTCAGACTTGGATCTGACAAAGGGGAATTCTCCTCTGAATTGGGGAGAATGGAGAGGGGTTGAGAaggaaaagggagagagaacagAGGATACGAGGGGGagagatcgagagggagagagaggaagaaagaatttgGGCGGGAGATGAGTGATCAATGTATTCAAAGAAGCCCAAAGGGGACGGGATCAGTTAGCTTTATACTGATCCTCTGCTCCGGGAAAAGGCACCAAATGGCTGcccaaatttcaaatattacaaCTGCTTGTTGCCTACCAACTTATTCAAGTGAGGATAACCATAGGCACATGACAATTCAGTATATGAATTCAGATTAGTCAATTGATTTTGTTCAAATGAGATGTTTATTTGGTTAGTTATTGCACATAGATGACATTGATCACATATGTGAATGTTCGAGGCTTACTACACCCTAGTGGGGCCCATAGTCCTATTAGGAGGTTGTGCCAGTAGTGGAAGATTCAGGAAATGAGATCGATGGGGTCAagtaaaataaccaaaatttcCCTTAAGTAGCTCCAATCAAAGTCCACAATTAGAGGCAAGTAACAAGAATTATCAATGAGTAAAACTCATGCACTTATATGAGCACAAAAGTGAATTCGCAGTTTCAAGGCACAAAACATGTCCTGATGAAGCAACTCTAGCAAAGATAGAAGGAACAAATATCGAACACAATCATCTAGAGATCAACATGAAATAAACAGTAATTATCAAAGACAGTAACACGCCCAAGTCAGCAATCCAATCTTGATGTAACATCAAAGGCtggagaaaattataaatccgCATTTGCTGAGTTCTTCAAGAGGACTTTGAGAAGGAACCAATTTAGCATGAAAAGTGCATTGCAATTATCAACACATTTTTTTATCATGAACAGTTTTCTGTAAAATGTCCAACTCTAAACCATACTTTGTTGGGAAGAATAATCCTCACTAGGCATTCCATTTAACACTGTCCTCAGAGTTGAGAGTTAGACTCATAAAACATGGTATTAAGAATTATTAATGGAACTAGTTCTCTCAGCTTCCTAACCTCAAACTGTCTTCAGGAGTTGCAAGCATAAGCTCGGGTTTATAACGGTAACTCATATCGAGACTTCAATAATGGGTGTAACTGCGTAAGGGAAAAAGAGGGCAGGACCATTTGCACTGCTTGAGTCACTACAATTACTTGATAAAAACTATAAAGCACGCAGACAAGAAGAGAGTTAGAAGAAGAGAACCAACCTTTCTTCAGACCAGGAGAAATGTCTTCTCCTTTGAAAACAACAGGAACATCAACCTTCAAT from Diospyros lotus cultivar Yz01 chromosome 6, ASM1463336v1, whole genome shotgun sequence encodes:
- the LOC127803760 gene encoding mitogen-activated protein kinase kinase kinase 5 isoform X2, which gives rise to MGFPFGVENSCCRRKQKRVTASQKTDEEEEEAAAGGDEKRLFLRDFSEISKFSPRLASFPFQSNSLCLLIPSLLRRLCAPPPPPFPPKYRFPMRWWQTPFTSSSSSSPSSSRQHSDDGGLHKFFSFTARRSSRPRRLTRSRQFRRLGDRDVVVGGFPPSFWLSPTSHVDSPSRSPSIPQPLPLPELALLLRRDAAGAASGNVPLPSPKEFVVKSGEERGRTDGLTGDQNGNGGTPGSGLGSTFAYHDLWKNKEQAETPRSSKAPQELNGIKRFREKYSINVPLSSPTSPYSSPAFSCRRKSGDVLTSHHTAPQTFEMWSAPEMAPYDTNLGLGFSYQLSPKKTAFSVGSSPLHSPRLSPSRGTKSPNGPSSPTAKRPSIEIPVAWRDSNHNTQGNGHPLPLPPGFNIPVHPTSAPQVTAKPDLMPKKSQWQKGKLIGRGTFGSVYVATNRETGALCAMKEVELLPDDPKSAESIKQLEQEIKVLSHLKHPNIVQYYGSEIIEDRFYIYLEYVHPGSINKYVREHCGAITESVVRNFTRHILSGLSYLHNTKTIHRDIKGANLLVDANGVVKLADFGMAKHLAGPASTLSLKGSPYWMAPELLQSVMQKDASPDLALAVDIWSLGCTIIEMLNGKPPWSEYEGAAAMFKVLRETPPIPEMLSAEGKDFLRRCFCRNPAQRPTANKLLEHPFLKNSQHLDVPSCIQSLNGMKLTDKAESLKERSFRTLEHLVVSPRSLKLEHSGLRFEPLLMSPDAQNGGRKQANNFIHASFSPVRLANDLSAKLQS
- the LOC127803760 gene encoding mitogen-activated protein kinase kinase kinase 5 isoform X1; translation: MGFPFGVENSCCRRKQKRVTASQKTDEEEEEAAAGGDEKRLFLRDFSEISKFSPRLASFPFQSNSLCLLIPSLLRRLCAPPPPPFPPKYRFPMRWWQTPFTSSSSSSPSSSRQHSDDGGLHKFFSFTARRSSRPRRLTRSRQFRRLGDRDVVVGGFPPSFWLSPTSHVDSPSRSPSIPQPLPLPELALLLRRDAAGAASGNVPLPSPKEFVVKSGEERGRTDGLTGDQNGNGGTPGSGLGSTFAYHDLWKNKEQAETPRSSKAPQELNGIKRFREKYSINVPLSSPTSPYSSPAFSCRRKSGDVLTSHHTAPQTFEMWSAPEMAPYDTNLGLGFSYQLSPKKTAFSVGSSPLHSPRLSPSRGTKSPNGPSSPTAKRPSIEIPVAWRDSNHNTQGNGHPLPLPPGFNIPVHPTSAPQVTAKPDLMPKKSQWQKGKLIGRGTFGSVYVATNRETGALCAMKEVELLPDDPKSAESIKQLEQEIKVLSHLKHPNIVQYYGSEIIEDRFYIYLEYVHPGSINKYVREHCGAITESVVRNFTRHILSGLSYLHNTKTIHRDIKGANLLVDANGVVKLADFGMAKHLAGPASTLSLKGSPYWMAPELLQSVMQKDASPDLALAVDIWSLGCTIIEMLNGKPPWSEYEGAAAMFKVLRETPPIPEMLSAEGKDFLRRCFCRNPAQRPTANKLLEHPFLKNSQHLDVPSCIQSLNGMKLTDKAESLKERSFRTLEHLVVSPRSLKLEHSGLRFEPLLMSPDAQNGGRKQANNETGQRSFRKASELIMITRRHSPRSTLEALPSLSPPRSGESPHHPSPCANMPCSPGRAYRR